The following coding sequences are from one Humulus lupulus chromosome X, drHumLupu1.1, whole genome shotgun sequence window:
- the LOC133807346 gene encoding protein-tyrosine-phosphatase PTP1 isoform X2, producing MASAAKPLPSPYFSPDPPPRLAVTPDQLKYCSEALGSLKEKLQSPYLIGQEFDYLQDNRITPSEMKINCSVAFDAVNLNKNRYTDVLAFDRTRVVLNSCKDYRPAARGYINANFITTSSSESISRFIATQGPLPHTYEDFWEMVIQYKCPVVVMLTRLVDNYKMVKCGDYFQAEDGPREFGNICINTKWISTTNTSLVLRHLEVNYKESEEPPMSVLHIQYPEWPDHGVPGDTIAVREIFKRAHQIPPNIGPIVVHCSAGIGRTGAYCAIHNTVQRILTGDMSALDLAQTVTTFRSQRIGMVQTLEQYHFCYLAIVDELEDLISGCSGEGSSKRGK from the exons ATGGCCTCCGCCGCTAAACCTCTGCCGTCGCCTTACTTCTCGCCCGATCCTCCACCGAGGCTGGCCGTGACACCGGATCAGCTCAAGTACTGCTCCGAGGCTCTCGGATCCTTGAAGGAGAAGCTCCAATCGCCTTACCTGATCGGCCAAGAGTTTGATTATCTCCAG GATAACAGGATAACGCCATCGGAGATGAAGATAAATTGCAGTGTTGCTTTTGATGCTGTCAATTTGAACAAGAATCGCTACACTGATGTCTTGGCAT TTGATAGAACTAGAGTGGTGCTCAACTCTTGCAAGGACTATAGACCTGCTGCAAGAGGCTACATTAATGCCAACTTCATTACG ACTTCTTCTTCTGAAAGCATTTCTCGGTTTATTGCTACACAAGGGCCTCTTCCTCACACTTACGAGGATTTTTGGGAAATGGTGATCCAGTATAAGTGTCCTGTTGTTGTGATGCTAACACGATTGGTTGACAACTATAAG ATGGTAAAGTGTGGAGATTATTTTCAGGCGGAAGATGGTCCTAGAGAATTTGGTAACATATGCATTAATACTAAGTGGATAAGTACCACTAACACCTCATTAGTGCTGCGCCATCTGGAGGTGAACTACAAGGAG TCAGAGGAACCACCTATGTCTGTTCTGCATATTCAATATCCTGAATGGCCAGACCACGGTGTTCCTGGAGATACAATAGCAGTTCGCGAAATTTTCAAAAGGGCACATCAAATACCACCAAATATTGGCCCGATTGTGGTTCACTGCAG TGCAGGTATAGGAAGAACTGGAGCATACTGTGCAATTCATAATACAGTCCAAAGAATTCTTACTGGAGACATGTCTGCATTAGATCTCGCCCAAACCGTAACCACATTTAGGTCTCAGCGTATTGGAATGGTTCAAACACTG GAGCAATATCATTTCTGTTACTTGGCCATCGTTGATGAGTTGGAAGATCTCATCTCTGGGTGTAGTGGCGAAGGCAGTTCAAAGAGAG GTAAATGA
- the LOC133807346 gene encoding protein-tyrosine-phosphatase PTP1 isoform X1, translating to MASAAKPLPSPYFSPDPPPRLAVTPDQLKYCSEALGSLKEKLQSPYLIGQEFDYLQDNRITPSEMKINCSVAFDAVNLNKNRYTDVLAFDRTRVVLNSCKDYRPAARGYINANFITTSSSESISRFIATQGPLPHTYEDFWEMVIQYKCPVVVMLTRLVDNYKMVKCGDYFQAEDGPREFGNICINTKWISTTNTSLVLRHLEVNYKESEEPPMSVLHIQYPEWPDHGVPGDTIAVREIFKRAHQIPPNIGPIVVHCSAGIGRTGAYCAIHNTVQRILTGDMSALDLAQTVTTFRSQRIGMVQTLEQYHFCYLAIVDELEDLISGCSGEGSSKRAR from the exons ATGGCCTCCGCCGCTAAACCTCTGCCGTCGCCTTACTTCTCGCCCGATCCTCCACCGAGGCTGGCCGTGACACCGGATCAGCTCAAGTACTGCTCCGAGGCTCTCGGATCCTTGAAGGAGAAGCTCCAATCGCCTTACCTGATCGGCCAAGAGTTTGATTATCTCCAG GATAACAGGATAACGCCATCGGAGATGAAGATAAATTGCAGTGTTGCTTTTGATGCTGTCAATTTGAACAAGAATCGCTACACTGATGTCTTGGCAT TTGATAGAACTAGAGTGGTGCTCAACTCTTGCAAGGACTATAGACCTGCTGCAAGAGGCTACATTAATGCCAACTTCATTACG ACTTCTTCTTCTGAAAGCATTTCTCGGTTTATTGCTACACAAGGGCCTCTTCCTCACACTTACGAGGATTTTTGGGAAATGGTGATCCAGTATAAGTGTCCTGTTGTTGTGATGCTAACACGATTGGTTGACAACTATAAG ATGGTAAAGTGTGGAGATTATTTTCAGGCGGAAGATGGTCCTAGAGAATTTGGTAACATATGCATTAATACTAAGTGGATAAGTACCACTAACACCTCATTAGTGCTGCGCCATCTGGAGGTGAACTACAAGGAG TCAGAGGAACCACCTATGTCTGTTCTGCATATTCAATATCCTGAATGGCCAGACCACGGTGTTCCTGGAGATACAATAGCAGTTCGCGAAATTTTCAAAAGGGCACATCAAATACCACCAAATATTGGCCCGATTGTGGTTCACTGCAG TGCAGGTATAGGAAGAACTGGAGCATACTGTGCAATTCATAATACAGTCCAAAGAATTCTTACTGGAGACATGTCTGCATTAGATCTCGCCCAAACCGTAACCACATTTAGGTCTCAGCGTATTGGAATGGTTCAAACACTG GAGCAATATCATTTCTGTTACTTGGCCATCGTTGATGAGTTGGAAGATCTCATCTCTGGGTGTAGTGGCGAAGGCAGTTCAAAGAGAG CCAGGTAA